The Anaeromicrobium sediminis genome includes a window with the following:
- a CDS encoding helix-turn-helix transcriptional regulator, with protein sequence MRQLRDIHNLTQDEIAKLVNVSRQTIISLEKGRYNPSIILAFKIAKVFNTTIENVFIYEEE encoded by the coding sequence ATTAGACAGCTTAGAGATATACATAATCTAACACAAGACGAAATTGCTAAATTAGTAAATGTATCAAGACAAACTATAATATCCTTAGAAAAGGGTCGCTATAATCCATCTATAATCCTTGCATTTAAAATTGCAAAAGTCTTCAATACTACTATTGAAAATGTTTTTATATATGAGGAGGAATAA
- a CDS encoding response regulator transcription factor → MKDNRILIVEDEEAIVDLIAYSLKKEEFNVKIANNGVEALKLVDEFKPNLMLLDWMLPDVSGLDICKLVTERNNIHIIILTAKSDISDKVMGLEVGADDYITKPFDMREVIARIKTIFRRMGNIPNKPNYEEQVIQIKDITIFQEERVVKKNDRIVEITPKEYELLVYFYNNRNKAISRTQILDSVWSYEYAGDTRTVDIHVQRLRKKLGINDILQTIFGVGYKMVK, encoded by the coding sequence ATGAAAGATAACAGAATTCTAATTGTAGAAGATGAAGAAGCTATTGTTGACTTGATTGCGTATTCATTAAAAAAGGAAGAATTTAATGTGAAAATAGCTAACAATGGAGTAGAGGCATTAAAATTAGTAGATGAGTTTAAGCCTAATCTTATGCTGCTTGATTGGATGCTACCTGATGTTAGCGGACTTGATATATGTAAGCTTGTAACTGAAAGGAATAATATCCATATAATAATTCTTACTGCAAAATCTGATATCTCAGATAAGGTAATGGGATTAGAAGTTGGTGCTGATGATTATATAACAAAGCCTTTCGATATGAGAGAAGTTATTGCCAGGATTAAAACAATATTTAGGAGAATGGGTAATATCCCAAATAAGCCAAATTATGAAGAACAGGTTATACAGATCAAAGATATAACTATATTTCAAGAAGAACGTGTTGTTAAAAAAAATGACAGAATAGTAGAAATTACACCAAAGGAGTATGAACTTTTGGTTTATTTTTATAACAATAGGAATAAGGCTATTTCAAGAACTCAGATTCTTGATAGTGTATGGTCATATGAATATGCAGGAGATACAAGAACAGTTGATATACATGTACAAAGATTGAGGAAAAAACTAGGGATAAACGATATACTTCAAACAATATTTGGAGTAGGCTATAAAATGGTAAAGTAG
- a CDS encoding HAMP domain-containing sensor histidine kinase, which produces MKTTLKFKFLLGFFVIFLAAFFALNYSLRIMIENNTIGIITNELKYIKKNCNAYVRKSLIINHMNNDETSFRRIVDDTIDEVKNINEAESAAYDLKGNLIYSSNDEIFKNLKHDDLRNALEGLTSYVINKEKNSTVVYFSYPVVIEGEKIGIIRLIMDYSHVYAHIAYIERTVVYITSIIFLLAYIFSCILSKNVIGPIVKLTRASKDIEQGNLMVQIDVKSKDEIGELSMNFNKMVRQINKQIDTIKKDRDNLSALNNHRKFFFDNATHELKTPLTSIMGYAEIIKNNGFHDPEFFNKGMKNIIDESKRLHNLVINLLEVSKETSKIEEEFTRIDICELLIDTCQNMRFKAERYKNRIECSVEDTFYIYGSGNKVKQVFINIIDNAIKYGFVNSVIQVEAYGHDEYIEIKVRNEGQGIKEEDIDKVFTSFYRVDKKKSRELGSCGLGLSIAKSIVENHNGEIKINSIINKETSVLIRLPLCRE; this is translated from the coding sequence ATGAAAACAACATTAAAATTTAAATTTCTATTAGGGTTTTTTGTAATATTTTTAGCGGCCTTTTTTGCACTTAATTATTCTCTAAGAATAATGATAGAGAATAATACTATAGGGATCATTACAAATGAATTGAAATATATCAAGAAAAATTGTAATGCATATGTAAGAAAGTCTCTAATAATAAATCACATGAACAATGATGAAACTTCTTTTAGGCGTATTGTAGATGATACTATAGATGAGGTTAAAAATATTAATGAAGCTGAGAGTGCAGCTTACGACCTAAAGGGGAATCTTATTTATTCTTCCAATGATGAAATATTTAAAAATTTAAAGCATGATGACTTAAGGAATGCTTTAGAGGGGTTAACTTCTTATGTAATAAATAAAGAAAAAAATAGTACGGTAGTATATTTTTCATATCCTGTAGTAATAGAGGGAGAAAAGATTGGAATTATAAGACTTATAATGGATTATTCCCATGTATATGCTCATATTGCATATATAGAAAGGACTGTTGTATATATAACAAGCATAATATTTTTATTAGCTTATATATTTTCCTGTATTTTATCCAAGAACGTTATTGGACCTATTGTTAAGCTTACAAGAGCATCTAAAGATATAGAACAAGGGAATTTAATGGTTCAAATTGATGTGAAAAGCAAAGATGAAATTGGAGAGTTATCTATGAATTTTAATAAGATGGTAAGACAGATAAATAAACAAATAGATACTATTAAAAAGGATAGGGATAATTTAAGCGCACTTAATAATCATAGAAAGTTTTTTTTTGATAATGCAACTCATGAACTAAAAACGCCTCTTACTTCCATAATGGGATATGCTGAAATAATAAAAAATAATGGTTTTCATGATCCTGAATTTTTTAACAAAGGAATGAAGAATATTATTGATGAAAGTAAACGGCTACACAATTTGGTTATAAATTTACTTGAAGTTTCAAAAGAAACATCAAAAATTGAGGAAGAGTTTACAAGAATAGATATTTGTGAATTACTTATAGATACCTGCCAAAATATGAGATTTAAAGCGGAAAGATATAAAAATAGAATTGAATGCAGTGTTGAAGATACTTTTTATATTTACGGAAGTGGTAATAAGGTTAAACAGGTTTTTATAAATATAATAGATAATGCAATAAAGTATGGATTTGTTAATTCTGTAATACAGGTAGAAGCCTATGGCCATGATGAATATATTGAGATAAAGGTTAGAAATGAAGGACAAGGAATAAAAGAGGAAGACATTGATAAAGTATTCACATCATTTTATAGAGTTGATAAGAAAAAGTCACGGGAATTAGGAAGTTGCGGATTAGGATTGAGTATAGCAAAATCTATTGTAGAAAATCATAATGGAGAAATAAAAATAAACAGTATAATAAATAAAGAAACTAGTGTTTTAATTAGACTGCCTTTATGTAGGGAATAG
- a CDS encoding S8 family serine peptidase translates to MNNKNSRILSIIMTFVMIFTIFFGNFSATEVFAAEDNKSQVNYEEFIKESFNVDESKENKSYDSDEEVRLIVELEEASVKDYVASDSKGALQRAAQDKNLVNRVLDTQKQYQNEVKKINNDIKIRKSYSLLLNGFSMDAKYGDMEKIKDIPGVKNVTIAKTYYPVPNMNSASELANATKVWQDYGYDGEGLVVSIIDSGIDYTHKDMVVSDSTLVRLEEKDIEEMNNNSSNAKGRYYTRKIPYGYNFADNNYEIIDTKDAHGMHVAGIVGANCQSEEEIEENEGIKGVAPEVQLLAMKVFSNDPDNKGAVSDDIVSAIEDSIAHGADIINMSLGAPAGFQNPNDPEQRAIQLAVENGIVVVVSAGNDTTSTAPHMMEGLKDIALVGDPGLTHESIQVASFENSKIVQYGFEYKSEEEEGSVPYVLQMEENDPITVFGSVYGTESETVYDIDIMSAASDTVTETVYGTVYGTESESETVTDAVYGGYELVDCKLGRFPSWDTDVDDFNGIDLKNKIALIERGEIYYTRKVLNAQNHGAAGVIIYNHETGGEELIEMQENMFIEIPAVFIRHSDGVKLKSLIEDKVRVEFNGKKHEFSNAFSGEMSGFTSWGPAPNLDFKPQITGVGGNIYSTLNDDKYATYSGTSMSSPFVAGVMALIYDHIDQLGMKFDTPKEKVEFAKAMAINTATVKMDKDNPDVPYSPRRQGAGLINAKAAIENEVTVTVDGESVAALKEIGKETEFTMTLHNYGKEDRTYNVVDLSEVLTEVEVDEDKVEMMPYDVKLKGAKITFDKDEVTVKAGEKAQVRATITMDESTPKQSFAEGFIRFVDVADNAPEIGMAYMGFYGEWDKLNNIDDPAYEDTSVFGLTTLRTLYEDMWWSTDLSLGNGDPKNGEEVDPETYGINPDNGMINNVAPALSFLRNVKELTVDITDENGKVIKTVGKNSDIRKFIVRRYEYEEVPLFRVDFDNWKWDGKVYDSATGEYVTAEEGQYYVNIRTKTDIENAEDQVVTMPIKIDATKPVVNVDAYEGLNISSAESYEVEFNAEDGVGAGIRAFAFYIDDKVYYDENYKSQFMPEDLEYNEETGMYSMKLNLPTPSSDIQIYKIRVSSLDNAGNVGEKEVKVMYSEHESWDLEVNRDKEVYEVGEPITLEFTVPDSLLQELDHFELSFWDDEYNKLKLKTTGKELSYTIPKDTFIEGGSKSISIKAIDANGKELAYDYYDVYINAEFADVSLLDLKNGTIFKESNPEIVGLVTSNNYKTFKINGEEVTLGKEGAIGYLPLYFVHKLELEPGKWNKVNVDLIGEKGEDIAYAYSVAYDNQAPVLTLTDINSEEENIEVFVKDDSATYTLKGSVKDDMFGYKLSINGEVIENIQSPNVLGDESLREFEYEVPLNGDTTIIKIEVQDVVGNATTKTIKLVKTYEESKTPIKVENLTNDKTFKNGDQAKIEVKATNLTGTERPATLIVALYDENNNMVNAASTSQSLDEHESVVMSSMMNIPKEGNYTLKCFVWDTWENMKPLSDSSKYTVQK, encoded by the coding sequence TTGAATAATAAAAATTCAAGAATATTAAGTATTATAATGACTTTTGTCATGATTTTTACTATTTTCTTTGGTAATTTTTCAGCTACGGAAGTTTTTGCTGCTGAAGATAATAAATCACAAGTTAATTATGAAGAATTTATTAAAGAATCTTTTAATGTAGATGAATCAAAGGAAAATAAATCTTATGATTCTGATGAAGAGGTAAGATTAATTGTAGAACTTGAAGAAGCATCTGTTAAAGATTATGTTGCCAGCGATTCAAAGGGAGCATTACAAAGGGCAGCACAAGATAAAAATCTAGTTAATAGAGTGCTTGATACGCAAAAACAGTATCAAAATGAAGTTAAAAAAATTAATAATGACATTAAGATTAGAAAGAGCTATTCATTATTACTAAATGGATTTAGTATGGACGCCAAGTACGGTGATATGGAAAAAATTAAAGATATTCCAGGTGTTAAGAACGTTACAATTGCTAAAACTTACTATCCAGTGCCAAATATGAATAGTGCTAGTGAATTGGCAAATGCAACTAAGGTTTGGCAAGACTATGGATATGATGGAGAAGGACTAGTAGTATCTATTATTGACTCAGGAATAGATTATACTCATAAAGATATGGTAGTATCCGATAGTACTTTAGTTAGATTAGAAGAAAAAGACATTGAAGAGATGAATAACAACTCATCTAATGCAAAGGGAAGATATTATACTAGAAAGATTCCGTATGGTTATAACTTTGCGGATAATAACTACGAAATTATAGATACAAAAGATGCCCACGGAATGCATGTTGCTGGTATAGTGGGAGCTAATTGTCAGAGTGAAGAAGAAATTGAAGAAAACGAAGGTATTAAAGGTGTTGCACCAGAAGTACAGTTGCTTGCAATGAAAGTTTTCTCAAATGATCCTGATAATAAGGGAGCTGTATCGGATGATATTGTATCAGCTATAGAGGATTCTATTGCTCATGGTGCTGATATAATCAACATGAGTTTAGGTGCTCCAGCAGGTTTCCAAAATCCTAATGATCCTGAACAAAGAGCAATACAATTAGCAGTTGAGAATGGAATAGTAGTTGTTGTTTCAGCAGGTAACGATACTACATCAACAGCACCTCATATGATGGAGGGGTTAAAAGATATTGCTTTAGTAGGTGATCCTGGTTTAACTCATGAATCTATTCAAGTAGCATCTTTTGAAAATAGTAAAATCGTTCAATACGGGTTTGAATATAAGAGTGAAGAAGAAGAAGGGTCTGTCCCTTATGTTTTACAAATGGAAGAAAATGATCCAATAACTGTATTTGGTTCAGTATACGGTACAGAATCAGAGACAGTATATGATATAGATATAATGTCTGCAGCATCGGATACAGTAACTGAAACTGTATATGGTACTGTATATGGTACAGAATCAGAATCAGAGACTGTAACAGATGCCGTATATGGAGGATATGAACTAGTTGATTGTAAATTAGGAAGATTTCCTTCTTGGGATACGGATGTAGACGATTTTAATGGGATCGACCTAAAGAATAAAATCGCACTGATCGAAAGAGGAGAAATATATTATACAAGAAAAGTACTAAATGCACAAAACCATGGAGCAGCTGGTGTAATCATTTATAACCACGAAACAGGTGGAGAAGAGTTAATAGAAATGCAAGAAAATATGTTCATAGAAATACCAGCAGTGTTTATTAGACATTCAGATGGGGTTAAGCTTAAGAGCCTTATAGAAGACAAGGTGAGAGTTGAATTTAATGGGAAAAAACATGAGTTTTCTAATGCATTCTCAGGAGAAATGTCAGGATTTACATCTTGGGGCCCAGCTCCAAATCTTGACTTTAAGCCTCAGATAACTGGTGTAGGAGGAAACATATACTCAACCCTTAATGACGATAAATATGCTACTTACTCAGGTACATCCATGTCATCTCCATTTGTAGCTGGTGTAATGGCATTGATTTATGACCACATAGACCAGTTAGGAATGAAGTTTGATACGCCAAAAGAAAAGGTTGAGTTTGCTAAAGCAATGGCAATTAATACGGCAACAGTAAAAATGGACAAGGATAATCCAGATGTTCCATATTCACCAAGAAGGCAGGGTGCTGGACTTATAAATGCAAAAGCTGCTATAGAAAATGAAGTTACAGTTACTGTTGATGGTGAATCAGTTGCAGCACTTAAGGAAATAGGTAAAGAAACGGAATTTACAATGACATTACATAACTATGGAAAAGAAGATAGAACTTATAATGTTGTGGATTTAAGCGAAGTTTTAACTGAAGTAGAAGTAGATGAGGATAAAGTAGAAATGATGCCTTATGATGTTAAATTAAAAGGCGCAAAGATTACATTTGATAAAGATGAAGTTACGGTTAAGGCAGGAGAAAAAGCACAAGTTAGAGCTACAATTACCATGGATGAGTCAACACCTAAACAAAGCTTCGCAGAAGGGTTTATTAGATTTGTTGATGTAGCTGATAATGCTCCTGAAATAGGAATGGCTTATATGGGATTCTATGGTGAATGGGATAAGTTAAATAATATAGATGATCCAGCCTACGAAGATACTTCTGTATTTGGATTAACTACATTAAGAACACTGTATGAAGACATGTGGTGGAGCACAGATTTATCTTTAGGAAATGGTGATCCAAAGAATGGTGAAGAGGTTGATCCTGAAACATATGGTATCAATCCTGATAATGGTATGATTAATAATGTTGCACCAGCATTATCTTTCTTAAGAAATGTTAAAGAACTGACTGTTGATATAACAGATGAAAATGGTAAAGTAATTAAAACAGTAGGAAAAAATAGTGATATACGAAAATTTATTGTAAGAAGATATGAATATGAAGAAGTACCACTTTTTAGAGTTGATTTTGATAACTGGAAGTGGGATGGAAAAGTATATGACTCAGCAACAGGTGAATATGTTACTGCTGAAGAAGGACAGTATTATGTAAATATTAGAACAAAGACGGATATTGAAAATGCAGAAGATCAAGTGGTGACAATGCCTATTAAGATAGATGCTACAAAGCCTGTTGTTAACGTAGACGCATATGAAGGATTGAATATATCAAGTGCTGAATCTTATGAAGTAGAATTTAATGCAGAGGATGGTGTAGGAGCAGGTATTAGAGCCTTTGCCTTCTATATAGATGACAAAGTATATTACGATGAAAACTATAAATCACAATTTATGCCAGAAGATTTAGAATACAATGAAGAAACAGGAATGTATTCTATGAAGTTAAATTTACCAACACCTTCATCAGATATCCAGATATATAAAATCCGTGTTTCATCATTAGATAATGCAGGTAACGTAGGAGAAAAAGAAGTTAAGGTAATGTATTCAGAGCATGAATCATGGGATTTAGAGGTAAACAGAGATAAAGAAGTATATGAAGTTGGAGAACCTATTACCTTGGAATTTACAGTACCTGATAGTTTATTACAAGAATTAGATCATTTTGAGTTATCGTTCTGGGATGATGAGTATAATAAACTAAAACTAAAAACAACAGGTAAAGAATTATCATATACTATTCCTAAAGATACCTTTATAGAAGGTGGAAGTAAAAGCATAAGTATTAAGGCAATAGATGCTAATGGTAAAGAATTGGCTTATGATTATTATGATGTATATATAAACGCAGAATTTGCTGACGTAAGTCTTCTTGACTTAAAGAATGGCACTATTTTTAAAGAGAGCAATCCTGAAATAGTAGGATTAGTAACTAGTAACAATTACAAAACATTCAAGATTAATGGAGAAGAAGTTACGCTAGGGAAAGAAGGTGCCATAGGATATTTACCTCTATACTTTGTACATAAGCTTGAGCTAGAGCCTGGGAAATGGAATAAAGTAAATGTGGACCTGATTGGTGAAAAGGGTGAAGATATAGCCTATGCATATAGTGTAGCCTATGATAATCAAGCTCCAGTCCTTACACTAACAGATATAAATTCTGAAGAAGAAAATATAGAAGTATTTGTGAAAGATGATTCTGCTACTTATACATTAAAAGGATCTGTAAAAGATGATATGTTTGGATATAAGCTTTCAATAAATGGGGAAGTTATTGAAAATATTCAAAGCCCTAATGTATTAGGTGATGAATCATTAAGAGAATTTGAATATGAAGTTCCTCTTAATGGAGATACAACTATTATTAAAATTGAAGTACAAGACGTAGTAGGAAATGCTACAACAAAAACAATTAAACTAGTAAAGACTTATGAAGAGTCAAAAACTCCTATAAAGGTGGAAAACTTAACTAATGATAAAACATTTAAAAATGGTGATCAAGCAAAAATAGAGGTAAAAGCAACAAACTTAACAGGAACAGAAAGACCTGCAACACTTATTGTTGCCTTATATGATGAAAATAACAACATGGTAAATGCTGCCTCAACGTCTCAAAGCTTAGATGAGCATGAAAGTGTAGTTATGAGCAGTATGATGAATATACCTAAAGAAGGAAACTATACACTAAAATGCTTTGTATGGGATACATGGGAAAATATGAAGCCTTTATCAGATTCAAGTAAATATACAGTGCAAAAATAA
- a CDS encoding S-layer homology domain-containing protein, with protein sequence MRKTISIVFLLIMVFGCIPVTAASNNNLVINLDANKVKLNNHTTLRGVVSQGENPVSNEDATIKILDSKDKVVYADQMKTDKDGKFDVKVNVSESYYAKGDYRIYVTAMDVKENISFTVNTDDGDTGGSGGPSGGGGGGSKPEEPQGTNKLVASEKVSSKGATVKAENGNVELVFPKGTFEQEADVSIELVDKKEIIEPNKVSSLERVADVYEFNSSISKFKNKVEVTLKYDKDKLKGKNEELLGIYTFNEVANTWDYVGGKVDINKGTIKIKLEHFSKYTVMLSNKTFNDIKNYDWAKNAIEVMASKKIINGRGEGIFDPAQNITRAEFATLITKMMGYSTENMNVPFTDVNKEAWYYNYVGAAYQNGLINGRSETVFDPNGKITRQEMAVIAAKVLEQEGYAKVSLDKLNIFNDKGNIASWAKSSVSLCVNENIISGMGNGMFAPTQNANRAQGAVVLYKIYNLIGK encoded by the coding sequence TTGAGAAAGACAATAAGCATAGTTTTTTTATTGATAATGGTGTTTGGTTGCATTCCAGTTACTGCTGCATCAAACAATAATTTAGTAATAAATCTAGACGCTAATAAAGTAAAATTAAATAATCATACTACATTAAGAGGGGTAGTATCACAAGGTGAAAATCCTGTGAGCAATGAGGATGCTACAATAAAAATATTAGATTCTAAAGATAAAGTAGTATATGCAGATCAAATGAAAACAGATAAGGATGGAAAATTTGATGTTAAAGTAAACGTAAGTGAATCTTATTATGCTAAAGGCGATTATAGAATCTACGTTACAGCAATGGATGTAAAAGAAAATATTTCATTTACAGTTAACACTGATGACGGTGACACTGGTGGATCTGGTGGACCTAGCGGCGGTGGCGGCGGTGGATCGAAACCTGAAGAACCACAAGGAACAAATAAATTAGTAGCTTCAGAAAAAGTTTCTTCAAAAGGTGCTACTGTTAAGGCGGAAAATGGAAATGTAGAATTAGTTTTTCCAAAGGGCACATTTGAACAAGAAGCTGATGTAAGTATCGAGTTAGTAGATAAGAAAGAAATAATAGAACCAAATAAAGTTAGTTCTTTAGAAAGAGTTGCGGATGTATATGAATTTAATTCAAGCATCTCAAAATTCAAAAACAAGGTAGAGGTTACATTAAAATACGATAAAGATAAGCTTAAAGGTAAAAATGAGGAACTACTAGGCATTTACACATTTAATGAAGTAGCCAATACATGGGACTACGTAGGTGGAAAAGTAGACATAAATAAAGGTACAATCAAAATTAAACTTGAGCATTTTAGTAAATATACTGTAATGTTATCAAATAAGACATTTAATGATATTAAAAACTATGATTGGGCAAAAAATGCAATAGAAGTTATGGCAAGCAAGAAAATCATTAATGGTCGTGGAGAAGGAATATTTGATCCAGCTCAAAACATTACAAGGGCAGAGTTTGCAACATTGATTACTAAGATGATGGGATATTCTACTGAAAATATGAATGTACCATTCACAGATGTAAATAAAGAGGCTTGGTACTACAATTATGTAGGAGCTGCATACCAAAATGGTTTAATCAATGGTAGAAGTGAAACGGTATTTGATCCAAACGGAAAGATTACAAGACAAGAAATGGCAGTGATTGCTGCAAAAGTTCTTGAACAAGAAGGATATGCAAAGGTAAGTTTAGACAAGCTAAACATCTTTAATGATAAAGGAAATATTGCATCATGGGCAAAATCTTCTGTAAGCTTATGTGTTAATGAAAATATTATTAGTGGAATGGGAAATGGAATGTTTGCTCCAACTCAAAATGCAAATCGTGCACAAGGTGCTGTGGTGCTTTATAAAATTTACAATTTAATTGGAAAATAA
- a CDS encoding metal ABC transporter solute-binding protein, Zn/Mn family, which translates to MKKHILILFVLLSMAITGCGNQETLKDDGKIHIVATTTMLADAVKIIGADQVQVEGLMGPGIDPHLYKASAGDVEKMHQAELVIYNGLHLEGKMGEIFENMEKQNKRILEVGEGISKDELIEAESSPGNYDPHIWFNVELWIKAVEEIEKTLSDFDKEHAALYKENAKNYVKGLKELHEYVQKRVEEVPKEKRVLITAHDAFNYFGDRYGFEVKGLQGLSTATEAGTADVKNLADYIAENEIPAIFVESSVPVKNIKALQDAVSARGFKVEIGGELFSDSLGDPDSEEGTYIGTVKHNINTIVDALIK; encoded by the coding sequence ATGAAAAAGCATATTTTAATCCTATTTGTATTGTTAAGTATGGCGATTACAGGTTGTGGCAATCAGGAGACTTTAAAAGATGATGGGAAAATTCACATTGTGGCTACTACGACTATGCTAGCGGACGCAGTTAAGATCATAGGAGCAGATCAGGTTCAAGTAGAAGGACTAATGGGTCCTGGGATAGATCCTCATTTATATAAAGCTAGTGCAGGAGATGTGGAAAAAATGCATCAAGCAGAGCTTGTGATCTATAACGGACTTCATTTGGAAGGTAAGATGGGTGAAATATTTGAAAATATGGAGAAACAAAATAAAAGAATTCTAGAAGTAGGAGAAGGAATATCAAAAGATGAACTCATTGAGGCAGAAAGCAGCCCTGGTAATTATGACCCACATATTTGGTTTAATGTTGAGCTTTGGATAAAGGCAGTAGAAGAAATTGAAAAGACATTAAGTGATTTTGATAAAGAGCATGCAGCATTATACAAAGAAAATGCAAAAAATTATGTAAAAGGATTAAAAGAACTTCATGAATATGTACAAAAAAGAGTTGAGGAAGTGCCAAAAGAAAAAAGAGTATTAATAACAGCCCATGATGCGTTTAATTATTTTGGAGATCGATATGGATTTGAAGTGAAAGGACTTCAAGGATTGAGTACGGCAACAGAAGCTGGAACTGCAGATGTAAAAAATCTAGCAGATTATATAGCTGAGAATGAAATACCAGCTATATTTGTAGAATCTTCAGTGCCTGTTAAAAATATAAAAGCATTACAGGATGCAGTATCTGCTAGAGGTTTTAAGGTAGAAATAGGGGGAGAGCTTTTTTCTGATTCTTTAGGAGATCCTGATAGTGAAGAAGGTACTTATATAGGAACGGTAAAACATAATATTAATACCATAGTAGATGCATTGATAAAATAG
- a CDS encoding metal ABC transporter ATP-binding protein produces MDKIAVQVNDLTVAYHKKPVLWDIDLEIPSGILMGIVGPNGAGKSTLIKTMINLIKPLTGRTLFWGEDYKVNRKRIAYVPQRGSVDWDFPTNVLDVVTMGTYGKLGWIKRPGKKEKEKGIKALEKVDMLSYSHRQISQLSGGQQQRVFLARALVQDADIYFMDEPFQGVDAKTEKAIIKLLEELKDRGKTVVVVHHDLHTVPEYFDWVTLLNTIIIDYGPMKEAFTEENLKKTYKSAIDAFYKNHEEVV; encoded by the coding sequence ATGGATAAGATAGCAGTTCAAGTTAATGACTTAACTGTAGCATACCATAAAAAACCAGTCTTATGGGATATTGACTTAGAAATACCTTCAGGAATTTTGATGGGCATTGTAGGACCTAATGGTGCAGGAAAATCAACCCTAATAAAAACTATGATCAATTTAATTAAACCCCTTACAGGTAGGACTCTCTTTTGGGGAGAAGATTATAAGGTAAATAGGAAAAGGATCGCTTATGTTCCTCAAAGGGGGAGTGTGGATTGGGATTTTCCTACGAATGTATTAGATGTTGTGACTATGGGGACTTATGGAAAGCTTGGTTGGATCAAACGTCCAGGAAAAAAAGAAAAAGAAAAAGGGATTAAAGCTTTAGAAAAAGTAGATATGCTTTCTTATTCTCATAGACAAATAAGTCAATTATCTGGAGGGCAACAACAAAGAGTATTTTTAGCGAGAGCTTTAGTACAGGATGCAGATATATATTTTATGGATGAACCATTCCAAGGAGTAGATGCTAAAACAGAAAAAGCTATTATTAAGCTTTTAGAAGAATTAAAAGATAGAGGAAAAACAGTTGTAGTGGTGCACCATGATTTACACACAGTGCCAGAATATTTTGATTGGGTAACTTTATTAAATACGATTATCATAGACTATGGTCCTATGAAGGAAGCATTTACTGAAGAAAATCTGAAAAAAACCTACAAAAGTGCTATTGATGCTTTTTATAAGAATCATGAGGAAGTGGTTTAA